A window of the Cuculus canorus isolate bCucCan1 chromosome 3, bCucCan1.pri, whole genome shotgun sequence genome harbors these coding sequences:
- the LOC128851616 gene encoding basic proline-rich protein-like gives MDTLPQKAQLIQEQYLEIPPGHRIPSLRFEAGGGRKKASRGGTREGASRNTAGQARRGGGAGPGGGEVRSPSKANKGRAAPRSPPRCRAASRPPRQARPGPAPPGPGAPRARPRLAAGPFPPPHHHSPCSAAREPPRRKERRRPHRKERERGGGGARAAARP, from the exons ATGGACACATTGCCTCAGAAAGCGCAACTCATCCAAGAGCAGTATCTGGAAATTCCACCAGGCCACCGAATCCCCTCA CTCAGGTTtgaggcggggggagggaggaagaaggcaTCACGAGGCGGGACGCGAGAAGGGGCAAGCCGTAATACCGCAGGGCAGGCAAGGCgaggcggcggggccgggccgggggggggggaggttcGCAGCCCCAGCAAGGCCAATAAGGGCCGGGCAgcgccccgcagccccccgcGCTGCAGGGCCGCGTCCCGCCCGCCCCGCCAGGCCAGGCCAGGCCCGGCCCCACCAGGCCCCGGTGCACCGAGGGCGAGGCCGCGCCTGGCGGCAGGgcccttcccacccccccaccATCACTCACCCTGCTCCGCCGCCCGGGAGCCGCCGAGGAGGAAGGAGCGGCGGCGGCCGCACCGAAAGGAGCGCGAGAGGGGGGGAGGCGGCGCGCGCGCGGCCGCGCGGCCCTAA